From a single Micromonospora carbonacea genomic region:
- the gltX gene encoding glutamate--tRNA ligase: MTVRVRFAPSPTGMFHVGGARSALQNWIYARQQGGVFVLRVEDTDAARNRPEWTEGILSALDWIGIARGSYEGPYFQSSYAAEHRAAAQRLHEGGRAYYCDCTREAVQARTGSQYTGYDGFCRDRGLAAGEGRALRFRTPDTGETVVVDLIRGEPTFENRLIEDFVIARGDGSPVFLLANVVDDMTMGITHVIRAEEHLPNTPKQQLLWDALGVKPPVWAHVPVVVNEKRQKLSKRRDKVALEAYRDEGYLAAAMRNYLMLLGWAPSGDREIVPWSVIEEEFRLEEVNPSPAFFDEKKLRAFNGDYIRALPVDEFVAACRPWLTGTDTVAPPPWQPEEFDEAAFAAVAPLAQTRIAVLSEIVPNVDFLFLASPVVDEAAWAKAMKEGAAELLDAAIVAYDGLASWDAESLKATLEAVGAERGLKLGKAQAPVRVAVTGRTVGLPLFESLEVLGRERTLARLRAARLRLP, from the coding sequence GTGACGGTACGTGTACGCTTCGCCCCCTCTCCGACCGGAATGTTCCACGTCGGCGGCGCCCGCTCGGCCCTACAGAACTGGATCTACGCCAGGCAGCAGGGCGGGGTGTTCGTGCTCCGCGTCGAGGACACCGACGCCGCGCGCAACAGGCCCGAGTGGACCGAGGGCATCCTGTCGGCGCTGGACTGGATCGGCATCGCCCGGGGCAGCTACGAGGGCCCGTACTTCCAGTCCTCGTACGCCGCCGAGCACCGGGCCGCCGCGCAGCGGCTGCACGAGGGCGGCCGGGCGTACTACTGCGACTGCACCCGCGAGGCCGTACAGGCGCGCACCGGCTCGCAGTACACCGGCTACGACGGCTTCTGCCGCGACCGGGGCCTGGCGGCCGGCGAGGGGCGCGCGCTGCGCTTCCGCACCCCGGACACCGGCGAGACCGTGGTGGTCGACCTGATCCGGGGCGAGCCGACGTTCGAGAACAGGCTGATCGAGGACTTCGTCATCGCCCGGGGCGACGGGTCGCCGGTGTTCCTGCTGGCCAACGTGGTCGACGACATGACCATGGGGATCACCCACGTGATCCGCGCCGAGGAGCACCTACCCAACACGCCCAAGCAGCAGCTCCTGTGGGACGCGCTGGGCGTCAAGCCGCCGGTCTGGGCGCACGTGCCGGTGGTGGTCAACGAGAAGCGGCAGAAGCTGTCCAAGCGGCGGGACAAGGTCGCCCTGGAGGCGTACCGGGACGAGGGCTACCTCGCCGCCGCGATGCGCAACTACCTGATGCTGCTGGGCTGGGCGCCGTCGGGCGACCGGGAGATCGTGCCCTGGTCGGTGATCGAGGAGGAGTTCCGGCTGGAGGAGGTCAACCCCTCCCCCGCGTTCTTCGACGAGAAGAAGCTGCGCGCGTTCAACGGCGACTACATCCGGGCGCTGCCGGTCGACGAGTTCGTGGCCGCGTGCCGGCCGTGGCTGACCGGCACCGACACCGTCGCGCCGCCGCCGTGGCAGCCGGAGGAGTTCGACGAGGCCGCGTTCGCCGCCGTGGCACCGCTGGCGCAGACCCGCATCGCGGTGCTCAGCGAGATCGTGCCGAACGTCGACTTCCTCTTCCTCGCCTCGCCAGTCGTCGACGAGGCGGCGTGGGCGAAGGCCATGAAGGAGGGCGCGGCCGAGCTGCTCGACGCGGCGATCGTCGCGTACGACGGGCTCGCGTCGTGGGACGCCGAGTCGCTGAAGGCAACGCTGGAGGCGGTCGGCGCGGAGCGCGGCCTCAAGCTCGGCAAGGCCCAGGCGCCCGTCCGGGTGGCGGTCACCGGCCGCACCGTCGGGCTGCCGCTGTTCGAGTCGCTGGAGGTCCTGGGCCGCGAGCGCACCCTCGCCCGGTTGCGCGCCGCCCGCCTGCGCCTGCCCTGA
- a CDS encoding MFS transporter, producing the protein MTTVDPTPAALPAALAEPTVPVRRSWIALIFAANLGVWMAFFTPIQVLLPQQIERIAPGDKEAMFAVVTGLGALAAVLANPLAGALSDRTCLRLGGRELGRRHVWTAGGAVLGALALVLLARQDTIAGVAVGWVAAQVCFNAMLASLTAGIPDRVPVLQRGGVSGWVGIPQSLGLVLGAVLVTAVVTGNAAGYAAVALAVLLLALPFALLTADDPLPRTHRPPLRVGALLASMWISPRRHPDFAWAWLTRFLVQLGNALGTLYLLYFLADGVRYPDPEGGLLVLILLYTLGMILTAVVSGRLSDRSGRRKIYVIVSGLVMAVAALLLAVAPVWPMAMVAAVLLGAGYGVYLSVDAALITEVLPAATNRAKDLGVINIANSAPQVLGPALSAPIVVHLGGYPTLYAVTAVVTVLGSALVVRIRGVA; encoded by the coding sequence GTGACCACCGTCGACCCGACGCCGGCGGCGCTGCCCGCCGCGCTCGCCGAGCCGACCGTCCCGGTGCGGCGGAGCTGGATCGCGCTGATCTTCGCGGCGAACCTCGGCGTCTGGATGGCCTTCTTCACCCCGATCCAGGTGCTGCTGCCCCAGCAGATCGAGCGGATCGCCCCGGGCGACAAGGAGGCCATGTTCGCCGTGGTCACCGGCCTCGGCGCGCTCGCCGCGGTGCTGGCCAACCCGCTCGCCGGGGCGCTGTCGGACCGCACCTGCCTGCGGCTGGGCGGCCGGGAGCTGGGCCGCCGGCACGTCTGGACGGCCGGCGGGGCGGTGCTCGGCGCGCTCGCCCTGGTGCTGCTGGCCCGGCAGGACACCATCGCCGGGGTGGCGGTCGGCTGGGTCGCCGCCCAGGTCTGCTTCAACGCGATGCTGGCCAGCCTCACCGCCGGCATCCCCGACCGGGTGCCGGTGCTCCAGCGCGGCGGCGTCTCCGGCTGGGTGGGCATCCCGCAGTCGCTCGGCCTGGTGCTGGGCGCGGTGCTGGTGACCGCCGTGGTCACCGGCAACGCCGCCGGGTACGCCGCCGTCGCGCTGGCCGTGCTGCTGCTGGCGCTGCCGTTCGCGCTGCTCACCGCCGACGACCCGCTGCCCCGGACGCACCGGCCGCCGCTGCGGGTGGGCGCGCTGCTCGCCTCGATGTGGATCAGCCCGCGCCGGCACCCGGACTTCGCCTGGGCCTGGCTCACCCGGTTCCTGGTGCAGCTCGGCAACGCGCTGGGCACCCTGTACCTGCTGTACTTCCTCGCCGACGGGGTGCGCTACCCCGACCCCGAGGGCGGGCTGCTGGTGCTGATCCTGCTCTACACGCTCGGGATGATCCTCACCGCCGTGGTCTCCGGCCGGCTCTCCGACCGCTCCGGCCGGCGCAAGATCTACGTGATCGTCTCCGGGCTGGTGATGGCCGTGGCCGCGCTGCTGCTGGCCGTCGCGCCGGTCTGGCCGATGGCGATGGTCGCGGCGGTGCTGCTCGGCGCGGGCTACGGCGTCTACCTGTCGGTGGACGCGGCGCTGATCACCGAGGTGCTGCCGGCGGCCACGAACCGGGCCAAGGACCTCGGGGTGATCAACATCGCGAACTCCGCGCCGCAGGTGCTCGGCCCGGCGCTGTCCGCCCCGATCGTGGTGCACCTGGGCGGCTACCCGACCCTGTACGCGGTCACCGCGGTGGTCACCGTCCTCGGCAGCGCCCTCGTCGTCAGGATCCGTGGCGTGGCGTGA
- a CDS encoding GH1 family beta-glucosidase, whose product MTTEPLPEFPAGFRWGVSTSAYQIEGGATAAGRGPSIWDTFAHTPGLIADGSTGDVACDHWHRHAEDVALMAGLGVSAYRFSVAWPRVQPGGSGPAHAAGLDFYDRLVDDLAAAGIDPVATLYHWDLPQPLQDAGGWLHRDTAARFAEYADLVAARLGDRVKLWITLNEPFIHMSLGYGTGEHAPGQTLLFDAFPAAHHQLLGHGLAVAALRARTAGPVAIANNYSPVRPAGDTDADLAAAAAYDALHNRLFTDPLLGLGYPDLLDLDPGLVRGDDLAVIAAPLDVLGVNYYNPSGVRAPEPGSPLPFELVELAGYPRTAFGWPVAPDGLRELLTGLRDRYGDRLPPIQVTENGCAYDDVPDAEGRVHDPDRIAYLDAHLRALRAAIDDGVDVTGYFVWSLLDNWEWAEGFTKRFGLVHVDFGTGARTPKSSYAWLRDTAILPGGARDERTATAPADAAPAARRATADAE is encoded by the coding sequence ATGACCACCGAGCCGCTGCCCGAGTTCCCGGCCGGATTCCGCTGGGGAGTCTCCACCTCCGCATACCAGATCGAGGGCGGGGCGACCGCCGCCGGCCGGGGGCCCTCCATCTGGGACACCTTCGCGCACACCCCCGGGCTGATCGCCGACGGCAGCACCGGCGACGTCGCCTGCGACCACTGGCACCGGCACGCCGAGGACGTCGCGCTGATGGCCGGGCTCGGGGTGTCGGCGTACCGCTTCTCGGTGGCCTGGCCCCGGGTCCAGCCCGGCGGGTCCGGGCCCGCCCACGCCGCCGGCCTCGACTTCTACGACCGGCTCGTGGACGACCTGGCCGCCGCCGGGATCGACCCGGTCGCCACCCTCTACCACTGGGACCTGCCGCAGCCCCTCCAGGACGCCGGGGGCTGGCTGCACCGGGACACCGCCGCCCGGTTCGCCGAGTACGCCGACCTGGTCGCCGCCCGCCTCGGCGACCGGGTGAAGCTGTGGATCACCCTCAACGAGCCGTTCATCCACATGAGTCTCGGCTACGGCACCGGCGAGCACGCCCCCGGCCAGACGCTGCTGTTCGACGCGTTCCCGGCGGCCCACCACCAGCTCCTCGGGCACGGGCTGGCCGTCGCCGCGCTGCGCGCCCGCACCGCCGGCCCGGTCGCCATCGCCAACAACTACTCGCCGGTGCGCCCGGCCGGCGACACCGACGCCGACCTGGCCGCCGCCGCCGCGTACGACGCGCTGCACAACCGGCTGTTCACCGATCCGCTGCTCGGCCTCGGCTACCCCGACCTGCTCGACCTCGACCCGGGGCTCGTGCGCGGCGACGACCTGGCCGTCATCGCCGCGCCGCTCGACGTGCTCGGCGTGAACTACTACAACCCCTCGGGGGTACGCGCGCCCGAGCCCGGCTCGCCGCTGCCGTTCGAGCTGGTGGAACTCGCCGGGTACCCGCGCACCGCGTTCGGCTGGCCGGTCGCCCCCGACGGGCTGCGCGAGCTGCTCACCGGCCTGCGCGACCGGTACGGCGACCGGCTGCCCCCGATCCAGGTCACCGAGAACGGCTGCGCCTACGACGACGTACCCGATGCCGAGGGCCGGGTCCACGACCCGGACCGGATCGCCTACCTCGACGCCCACCTGCGCGCCCTGCGGGCCGCGATCGACGACGGCGTGGACGTCACGGGCTACTTCGTCTGGTCGCTGCTGGACAACTGGGAGTGGGCGGAGGGCTTCACCAAGCGGTTCGGCCTCGTGCACGTCGACTTCGGCACGGGGGCGCGCACGCCGAAGTCGTCGTACGCCTGGCTGCGCGACACCGCGATCCTGCCCGGCGGCGCGCGCGACGAGCGCACCGCGACCGCGCCTGCCGACGCCGCGCCCGCCGCCCGCCGCGCCACAGCCGACGCGGAGTAG
- a CDS encoding SRPBCC family protein: protein MILVERSAHVMAPVEAVWEVVQRAEQLPAWLAGVRAAEVLSGEGFGRRQLVQAGRGSAHEAEVIAYQEPTLIGWRERAKGAGARAEARTEIYVQLTADEEEGGTIVRLIVVRWPAGPVKAALLRLGLRRVGADLEDSLARLTDLAAVG from the coding sequence ATGATCCTCGTCGAACGCAGTGCGCACGTGATGGCGCCGGTGGAAGCGGTCTGGGAAGTCGTGCAGCGGGCCGAGCAGTTGCCGGCCTGGCTGGCGGGAGTTCGCGCGGCGGAGGTCCTCTCGGGGGAGGGCTTCGGCCGGCGACAACTGGTCCAGGCCGGGCGCGGGTCGGCGCACGAGGCCGAGGTGATCGCCTACCAGGAGCCGACCCTGATCGGCTGGCGGGAACGCGCCAAGGGCGCCGGTGCCCGGGCCGAGGCCCGCACCGAGATCTACGTCCAGCTCACCGCGGACGAGGAGGAGGGCGGGACCATCGTGCGGCTCATCGTCGTACGCTGGCCCGCCGGCCCGGTCAAGGCCGCCCTCCTCCGGCTCGGTCTGCGGCGGGTCGGCGCCGACCTGGAGGACTCGCTGGCCCGGCTGACCGACCTGGCCGCCGTCGGCTGA
- the aceE gene encoding pyruvate dehydrogenase (acetyl-transferring), homodimeric type, with protein MATERKRPVITAGLPSQLPDIDPEETGEWVESLDGVIDERGTKRARYVMLRLLERARERQVGVPSLTTTDYINTIPPEREPWFPGDEHIERRIRAYIRWNAAMLVHRAQRPEIGVGGHISTFASSASLYEVGFNHFFRGKEHPGGGDHIFYQGHASPGMYARAFLEGRLSENQLDGFRQELSHPGGGLPSYPHPRLMPDFWEFPTVSMGLGPLNAIYQARFNRYLHHRGIKDTSQQHVWAFLGDGEMDEVESLGAIGVAAREELDNLTFVINCNLQRLDGPVRGNGKIMQELEAFFRGAGWNVIKVVWGREWDPLLAADTDGALVNLMNSTPDGDYQTYKAESGAYVREHFFGRDARTRKMVEGLTDDEIWNLKRGGHDYRKLYAAYKAAMEHTGQPTVILAKTIKGWTLGSHFEGRNATHQMKKLTLDDLKLFRDRLYLDISDKTLEENPYLPPYFTPGEKSEEIAYLRERREQLGGYLPSRRTAGRALAIPGSERFSDVKRGSGKQKVATTMAFVRLLKDIMKDKEFGKRWVPIIPDEARTFGMDSLFPTAKIYSPHGQRYTSVDRELFLSYKEATTGQILHEGINEAGSVASFTAAGTAYATHGEPMIPLYIFYSMFGFQRTGDGFWAAADQMARGFVLGATAGRTTLNGEGLQHEDGHSLLLAATNPAVVAYDAAFAFELAHIMENGLHRMYGEQPENIFYYLTIYNEPIHQPAEPADVDVEGLLKGIYRYSPAPKVDGDGPRANILASGTGMQWALKAQQLLAQDWGVAADVWSVTSWTELRRDAVECEEHNLLNPGAEQRVPYIQQKLADADGPKVAVSDWMRAVPDLIARWVPGDYTSLGTDGFGMSDTRHALRRHFHVDAESVTVATLRQLALRGTVPASTPAEAAKKYAIDDVNAAPVGETGGDS; from the coding sequence GTGGCCACGGAACGCAAGCGCCCGGTGATCACCGCCGGTCTGCCGAGCCAGCTTCCGGACATCGACCCCGAAGAGACCGGCGAATGGGTCGAGTCGCTGGACGGTGTCATCGACGAGCGTGGAACCAAACGCGCCCGGTACGTGATGCTGCGCCTGCTGGAGCGCGCGCGGGAGCGCCAGGTCGGGGTGCCATCGCTGACGACCACCGACTACATCAACACCATCCCGCCGGAGCGCGAGCCGTGGTTCCCGGGTGACGAGCACATCGAGCGGCGGATCCGGGCGTACATCCGGTGGAACGCGGCGATGCTGGTGCACCGCGCGCAGCGCCCCGAGATCGGCGTCGGCGGGCACATCTCGACGTTCGCCAGCTCCGCGTCGCTCTACGAGGTGGGCTTCAACCACTTCTTCCGGGGCAAGGAGCACCCGGGCGGCGGCGACCACATCTTCTACCAGGGCCACGCCTCGCCGGGCATGTACGCGCGGGCGTTCCTGGAGGGGCGGCTGAGCGAGAACCAGCTCGACGGGTTCCGCCAGGAGCTGTCCCACCCGGGCGGCGGGCTGCCGTCGTATCCGCACCCGCGGCTGATGCCGGACTTCTGGGAGTTCCCGACCGTCTCGATGGGCCTCGGCCCGCTGAACGCGATCTACCAGGCCCGGTTCAACCGGTACCTGCACCACCGGGGCATCAAGGACACCTCGCAGCAGCACGTGTGGGCGTTCCTCGGCGACGGCGAGATGGACGAGGTCGAGTCGCTCGGCGCGATCGGCGTGGCCGCCCGCGAGGAGCTGGACAACCTCACCTTCGTGATCAACTGCAACCTCCAGCGGCTCGACGGGCCGGTCCGGGGCAACGGCAAGATCATGCAGGAGCTGGAGGCGTTCTTCCGGGGCGCCGGCTGGAACGTCATCAAGGTGGTCTGGGGCCGGGAGTGGGACCCGCTGCTCGCCGCCGACACCGACGGCGCGCTGGTCAACCTGATGAACAGCACGCCCGACGGTGACTACCAGACCTACAAGGCGGAGTCCGGGGCGTACGTGCGGGAGCACTTCTTCGGCCGCGACGCGCGCACCCGCAAGATGGTCGAGGGGCTCACCGACGACGAGATCTGGAACCTCAAGCGGGGCGGGCACGACTACCGCAAGCTCTACGCGGCCTACAAGGCGGCGATGGAGCACACCGGCCAGCCGACGGTGATCCTGGCCAAGACGATCAAGGGCTGGACGCTCGGCTCGCACTTCGAGGGCCGCAACGCCACGCACCAGATGAAGAAGCTGACGCTGGACGACCTGAAGCTGTTCCGCGACCGGCTCTACCTGGACATCTCGGACAAGACGCTGGAGGAGAACCCCTACCTCCCGCCGTACTTCACGCCGGGCGAGAAGTCCGAGGAGATCGCCTACCTGCGGGAGCGGCGGGAGCAGCTCGGCGGCTACCTTCCGTCGCGGCGGACCGCCGGCAGGGCGCTGGCGATCCCGGGCAGCGAGCGGTTCTCCGACGTCAAGCGCGGTTCGGGCAAGCAGAAGGTGGCCACCACGATGGCCTTCGTCCGCCTGCTCAAGGACATCATGAAGGACAAGGAGTTCGGCAAGCGCTGGGTGCCGATCATCCCGGACGAGGCCCGCACGTTCGGCATGGACTCGCTGTTCCCGACGGCGAAGATCTACTCGCCGCACGGCCAGCGCTACACCTCGGTCGACCGGGAGCTGTTCCTGTCGTACAAGGAGGCGACGACCGGGCAGATCCTGCACGAGGGGATCAACGAGGCGGGCTCGGTGGCCTCGTTCACCGCCGCCGGCACCGCGTACGCCACGCACGGCGAGCCGATGATCCCGCTCTACATCTTCTACTCGATGTTCGGCTTCCAGCGCACCGGCGACGGGTTCTGGGCGGCGGCCGACCAGATGGCGCGGGGCTTCGTGCTCGGCGCGACCGCCGGGCGGACCACGCTCAACGGCGAGGGCCTCCAGCACGAGGACGGCCACTCGCTGCTGCTCGCCGCCACCAACCCGGCGGTGGTGGCCTACGACGCGGCGTTCGCGTTCGAGCTGGCGCACATCATGGAGAACGGCCTGCACCGGATGTACGGCGAGCAGCCGGAGAACATCTTCTACTACCTGACCATCTACAACGAGCCGATCCACCAGCCGGCCGAGCCGGCCGACGTGGACGTCGAGGGGCTGCTCAAGGGCATCTACCGCTACTCCCCCGCCCCGAAGGTCGACGGCGACGGGCCGCGGGCCAACATCCTGGCCTCCGGCACCGGCATGCAGTGGGCGCTCAAGGCGCAGCAGCTCCTCGCCCAGGACTGGGGGGTGGCCGCCGACGTGTGGTCGGTGACCTCCTGGACGGAGCTGCGCCGCGACGCGGTGGAGTGCGAGGAGCACAACCTGCTCAACCCGGGCGCGGAGCAGCGGGTGCCGTACATCCAGCAGAAGCTCGCCGACGCCGACGGGCCGAAGGTCGCGGTCAGCGACTGGATGCGCGCCGTACCGGACCTGATCGCCCGCTGGGTACCGGGCGACTACACCTCGCTCGGCACCGACGGGTTCGGCATGTCCGACACCCGGCACGCGCTGCGCCGGCACTTCCACGTCGACGCCGAGTCGGTGACGGTCGCGACGCTGCGGCAGCTCGCCCTGCGCGGCACGGTGCCGGCGTCGACCCCGGCCGAGGCGGCGAAGAAGTACGCCATCGACGACGTGAACGCGGCGCCGGTCGGCGAGACCGGCGGCGACAGCTAG
- a CDS encoding secondary thiamine-phosphate synthase enzyme YjbQ, translated as MRTEVITVQTGSRPTVRDITAEAERFVSGAGDGLLHVFVPHATAGLAVIETGAGSDDDLLRALDDVLPTDDRWRHRHGSPGHGRDHVLPGLVPPYATLPVIDGRLALGTWQSICLVDTNGDNPTRKVRFSFLPG; from the coding sequence ATGCGCACCGAGGTGATCACCGTCCAGACCGGCTCCCGACCGACCGTCCGGGACATCACCGCCGAGGCGGAACGGTTCGTCTCCGGCGCCGGCGACGGCCTGCTGCACGTCTTCGTGCCGCACGCCACCGCCGGCCTCGCCGTCATCGAGACCGGGGCCGGCTCCGACGACGACCTGCTCCGGGCGCTGGACGACGTGCTGCCCACCGACGACCGCTGGCGGCACCGGCACGGCTCGCCCGGCCACGGGCGCGACCACGTGCTGCCCGGCCTCGTCCCCCCGTACGCGACCCTGCCGGTGATCGACGGGCGGCTCGCGCTCGGCACCTGGCAGTCCATCTGCCTGGTCGACACCAACGGCGACAACCCCACCCGCAAGGTCCGCTTCTCGTTCCTCCCCGGCTGA
- a CDS encoding alkaline phosphatase D family protein — protein MTLSRRTILLSGAAVGAAGALAGLPVAAGAAAARPLRQDPFTLGVASGDPDHEGFVLWTRLAPQPLAEDGLGGMPSRPVAVTWEVAADEGMRHVVRRGVAQARPEAAHCVHVELGGLLPGREYFYRFRAEGYASAVGRTRTAPAPESLPSALAMGFVSCSQYEHGYFTAYRRLAETEPELILHLGDYQYEYEKGTYTVPGGNPRDHEGPETRTLANYRQRHAQYKTDADLQAAHAVAPWVVVFDDHEVENNWADEVPEAPDPDFLARRAAAFQAYYENMPLRRTSLPRGIDMQLYRRVRWGRLATFHMLDTRQYRDDQACGDGYQECPAAADPARSITGAEQEAWLLDGFRRSDARWDILGQQVFFAQRDNNSGPLTVTSMDAWDGYVASRDRITRGWLAAGVRNPVVLTGDVHAHWASDLKLDYADPTSRTVGSELVCSSVTSTGDGADSATGSHPWFAFNPHLRFQNNLRGYVRTTITPAQLAADFDVVPYVSRPDAPAYTRATFVIEDRVPGLHQTYDRPPAPGARTAPGAGVDLGRQTVEAETLRP, from the coding sequence GTGACACTGTCCCGACGTACGATCCTGCTCTCCGGCGCGGCGGTCGGCGCGGCCGGCGCGCTGGCCGGGCTGCCCGTGGCGGCCGGCGCGGCGGCCGCCCGCCCGCTGCGGCAGGACCCGTTCACCCTCGGGGTGGCCTCGGGCGACCCCGACCACGAGGGTTTCGTGCTGTGGACGCGGCTGGCCCCGCAGCCCCTCGCGGAGGACGGCCTCGGCGGCATGCCGTCGCGGCCGGTGGCGGTGACCTGGGAGGTCGCCGCCGACGAGGGGATGCGGCACGTGGTACGCCGGGGCGTGGCGCAGGCCCGCCCCGAGGCGGCGCACTGCGTGCACGTGGAGCTGGGCGGGCTGCTGCCGGGCCGGGAGTACTTCTACCGGTTCCGGGCCGAGGGGTACGCGTCCGCGGTGGGGCGCACCCGCACCGCCCCGGCCCCGGAGAGCCTGCCGTCGGCCCTGGCGATGGGCTTCGTCTCCTGCTCGCAGTACGAGCACGGGTACTTCACCGCGTACCGGCGGCTGGCCGAGACCGAGCCGGAGCTGATCCTGCACCTGGGCGACTACCAGTACGAGTACGAGAAGGGCACCTACACGGTGCCGGGCGGGAACCCGCGCGACCACGAGGGCCCGGAGACCCGGACGCTGGCGAACTACCGGCAGCGGCACGCCCAGTACAAGACCGACGCGGACCTCCAGGCGGCGCACGCGGTGGCCCCCTGGGTGGTGGTCTTCGACGACCACGAGGTGGAGAACAACTGGGCCGACGAGGTGCCGGAGGCGCCCGACCCGGACTTCCTCGCCCGGCGGGCGGCGGCGTTCCAGGCGTACTACGAGAACATGCCGCTGCGGCGGACCTCCCTGCCGCGCGGCATCGACATGCAGCTGTACCGGCGGGTGCGCTGGGGCCGGCTGGCCACGTTCCACATGCTCGACACCCGGCAGTACCGCGACGACCAGGCGTGCGGCGACGGGTACCAGGAGTGCCCGGCGGCGGCCGACCCGGCCCGGTCGATCACGGGCGCGGAGCAGGAGGCGTGGCTGCTCGACGGGTTCCGCCGCTCCGACGCGCGCTGGGACATCCTCGGCCAGCAGGTCTTCTTCGCGCAGCGGGACAACAACTCGGGGCCGCTGACGGTCACCAGCATGGACGCCTGGGACGGGTACGTGGCCTCCCGGGACCGGATCACCCGGGGCTGGCTGGCCGCCGGGGTGCGCAATCCGGTGGTGCTCACCGGCGACGTGCACGCCCACTGGGCCAGCGACCTGAAGCTGGACTACGCCGACCCCACGTCGCGCACCGTCGGCAGCGAGCTGGTCTGTTCCTCGGTCACGTCGACCGGCGACGGCGCGGACTCGGCGACGGGCTCCCACCCGTGGTTCGCGTTCAACCCGCACCTGCGCTTCCAGAACAACCTCCGGGGGTACGTCCGCACGACGATCACCCCGGCGCAGCTGGCGGCGGACTTCGACGTGGTGCCGTACGTGAGCCGGCCGGATGCGCCGGCGTACACCCGGGCGACGTTCGTGATCGAGGACCGGGTGCCGGGCCTGCACCAGACGTACGACCGGCCGCCGGCACCGGGCGCGCGCACCGCACCGGGGGCCGGGGTGGACCTGGGCCGGCAGACGGTGGAGGCGGAGACCCTGCGGCCCTGA
- a CDS encoding MarR family winged helix-turn-helix transcriptional regulator — protein MAQRIPTEATPHADARADLAGDAVRRILHVASALRHWQDAGVAGLGLTPAVARALHVLDPDRPLPARDLAERLRCDRSNVTALVDKLEQAGLVERRADPTDRRQKTLVVTGDGRRVRDRVQRVMSDSRLLDGLTDAELATLRELVWKVADGGCPEQHAVR, from the coding sequence ATGGCGCAGCGCATCCCCACCGAGGCGACGCCGCACGCGGATGCCCGCGCCGACCTGGCCGGGGACGCCGTGCGCCGGATCCTGCACGTCGCCTCGGCCCTCCGGCACTGGCAGGACGCCGGGGTGGCCGGGCTGGGCCTCACGCCGGCCGTCGCCCGGGCGCTGCACGTGCTGGACCCGGACCGCCCGCTGCCGGCCCGCGACCTGGCCGAGCGGTTGCGCTGCGACCGCTCCAACGTCACCGCCCTGGTCGACAAGCTGGAGCAGGCGGGCCTCGTGGAGCGCCGGGCCGACCCGACCGACCGGCGGCAGAAGACCCTCGTGGTCACCGGGGACGGCCGGCGGGTGCGCGACCGCGTCCAGCGGGTGATGTCGGACTCCCGACTGCTCGACGGGCTCACCGACGCCGAGCTGGCCACCCTGCGCGAGCTGGTGTGGAAGGTCGCCGACGGCGGCTGCCCCGAGCAGCATGCCGTGCGCTGA